In Deltaproteobacteria bacterium, the following are encoded in one genomic region:
- a CDS encoding GNAT family N-acetyltransferase: protein MKRRSAVKIKRVTSLAELVQALTIRIRVFVKEQRVPAEIELDAEDRHAIHFLAIQSGRAVGTARIVMKYDSAKIGRMAVLKSYRRKGVGAQLLKHALTTAQRLHARKIYLNAQLAVIGFYQRMGFRAVGKVFDEAGIAHRKMVFGGGVNHKGH from the coding sequence ATGAAGCGAAGATCAGCAGTAAAAATTAAGCGGGTTACTTCCCTGGCGGAGCTGGTGCAGGCGCTGACCATCCGTATCCGCGTGTTCGTCAAAGAGCAGCGCGTGCCGGCGGAGATCGAGCTCGATGCTGAAGATCGGCACGCGATTCATTTCCTGGCGATTCAATCTGGCAGAGCGGTGGGGACGGCGCGCATCGTGATGAAATATGATAGCGCCAAGATCGGCCGCATGGCGGTGTTGAAAAGTTATCGGCGCAAAGGCGTGGGCGCGCAGTTGCTCAAGCATGCGCTGACGACGGCGCAGAGATTACATGCGCGAAAAATTTATCTCAACGCGCAATTAGCGGTGATCGGCTTTTACCAGCGAATGGGTTTTCGCGCCGTCGGAAAAGTCTTCGATGAAGCCGGCATTGCCCATCGCAAAATGGTTTTCGGAGGGGGAGTTAACCACAAAGGGCACTAA
- a CDS encoding alpha/beta hydrolase, with product MVNHYEVEERDVEYQHLAGRPWMARIYQPQGSGPFPTIVDIHGGAWHNGDRLNNAGVDRALAARGIVVAAIEFRQPPEADYPASICDVNLAARWLKAHAAEFNGTSKIGAYGNSSGGHQVVLSALRPRHAAYSSLPLANHPELDASIAYVIAAWPVICPLYRFRYAKEINNQGHIQAHIDYWRTEAAMAEGSPQTIIDSDERIELPPILFLLKANDKNHPLAMQEQFIASYRKRGGPIDVQTFDGLPEHRMVPSPSQPETIRFIDIVSAFIFARCV from the coding sequence ATGGTCAACCATTATGAAGTTGAAGAGCGAGATGTCGAGTATCAACACCTGGCGGGCAGGCCGTGGATGGCGCGCATCTATCAACCTCAAGGTAGCGGGCCGTTTCCAACTATTGTCGATATTCACGGCGGTGCCTGGCACAACGGCGATCGGCTGAACAACGCCGGTGTCGACCGCGCTCTGGCGGCGCGGGGCATCGTCGTGGCGGCGATCGAGTTCCGCCAGCCGCCCGAAGCGGATTATCCGGCTTCGATTTGCGACGTGAATTTAGCGGCCCGCTGGCTCAAGGCTCATGCGGCAGAGTTTAACGGCACGAGCAAAATCGGCGCCTACGGCAATTCCAGTGGCGGTCATCAAGTGGTGCTCAGCGCGCTGCGGCCGCGCCACGCGGCGTATTCATCGCTGCCGCTGGCGAATCATCCTGAGCTTGATGCGAGCATCGCTTACGTGATTGCGGCGTGGCCAGTGATCTGTCCATTGTATCGTTTTCGCTACGCCAAAGAGATCAACAACCAGGGACACATCCAGGCGCACATAGACTACTGGCGCACGGAAGCGGCGATGGCCGAAGGCAGTCCGCAGACGATTATTGATAGCGACGAGCGGATCGAATTGCCGCCGATTTTGTTCTTGCTCAAGGCCAACGACAAAAATCATCCGCTGGCAATGCAAGAGCAGTTCATCGCGTCCTATCGCAAACGCGGCGGACCGATCGACGTGCAGACTTTCGACGGCCTGCCGGAGCACCGCATGGTGCCATCGCCAAGCCAGCCGGAAACGATACGTTTCATCGACATCGTCAGTGCATTCATCTTTGCTCGATGCGTTTGA
- a CDS encoding MBL fold metallo-hydrolase, whose amino-acid sequence MKRIVSLMLGLVFLGGCAVASLDDYKELILPASPVTGAGKKNLTVIFIGVSTLLFDDGETAFMTDGYFSRVAYNSLARIEPDRDRIARSLQRASVKSLAAVIPTHTHFDHALDSPIVAQQTGALLVGSNSTANIGRGYGFPEPRIRTVKNGESLSFGRFKVTFVTSRHLPIDFALGEITSPLSVPARASDFKMGDVYSLLVEHDGRTLLIQGGAGFTPGALKGRKADVVYLGIGGLAERDDSYRDAYWREIVQAVGARRVVPIHWDDFYGSLDRPLVPLPGFDRSMGFLQARGKKDGVDIRLQLEWTPVDPFSGLQR is encoded by the coding sequence ATGAAACGGATCGTATCGTTGATGCTTGGCTTGGTGTTCTTGGGTGGTTGCGCCGTCGCTAGCCTGGATGACTACAAGGAGCTCATACTCCCCGCGAGCCCCGTGACGGGCGCCGGAAAAAAGAACCTGACCGTGATTTTCATCGGCGTCTCGACGCTGCTGTTCGATGATGGTGAGACGGCCTTCATGACGGATGGATACTTTTCCCGCGTTGCGTATAATTCTCTAGCCAGGATCGAACCGGATCGCGATCGGATTGCCCGATCCCTGCAGCGTGCCAGCGTGAAGTCGCTCGCGGCCGTCATACCGACGCATACGCACTTCGATCATGCGCTCGATTCCCCGATTGTGGCGCAGCAAACCGGGGCGCTGCTGGTGGGTTCCAACTCAACCGCGAACATCGGCCGGGGATATGGATTTCCGGAACCTCGCATACGGACGGTCAAGAACGGCGAATCGCTGAGCTTCGGCCGTTTCAAGGTCACATTCGTGACCTCTAGGCACCTGCCGATCGATTTTGCCCTGGGCGAAATCACGTCGCCGCTTTCGGTCCCCGCGAGAGCAAGCGACTTCAAGATGGGCGACGTCTACTCGCTGCTGGTCGAGCACGACGGCCGCACGTTGCTGATCCAGGGCGGCGCGGGCTTCACCCCTGGCGCGTTGAAAGGCCGCAAGGCCGACGTGGTGTATCTCGGGATAGGTGGCCTGGCGGAGCGCGATGACTCCTATCGGGATGCCTACTGGCGGGAAATCGTCCAGGCCGTGGGCGCGCGGCGGGTCGTGCCGATCCATTGGGACGACTTTTACGGATCTCTGGACCGGCCGCTGGTGCCGTTGCCGGGATTCGACCGGTCGATGGGATTCCTGCAGGCCCGCGGCAAGAAGGACGGCGTGGACATTCGCCTCCAGCTGGAATGGACGCCGGTTGACCCGTTTTCAGGTTTGCAGCGCTGA
- a CDS encoding FAD-binding protein, with amino-acid sequence MNIKELVLTPAEAFDEALFIPALYKKLAITRAGNRVVVPVKRSVDARGRNIVVRVQYEIVERANIPPRRTKDYPSVHNKEPIVIIGSGPAGLFAALRLIELGYKPIVLERGKDVQARRYDLAAINKEQVVNPDSNYCFGEGGAGTYSDGKLYTRSKKRGDVQRIMEILVAHGAKEDILFDAHPHIGTNKLPKLVAELRESIKQAGGEVHFETRVTDFVLDGNKIKGVRTQHGDVIEGRATILATGHSARDIFRLLNDKKILIEAKPFALGARVEHRQSLIDSIQYHCQDERGAYLPAAAYALVHQAKIDGKAKGVFSFCMCPGGFIVPAATAPGELVVNGMSPSQRNARFANSGIVVAVDENDYQHLQRFGALAAMEFQAEVERNAWDVAGKSQVAPAQRLVDFVNDKKSSTSLDTSYHPGLIAADMRAFLPPFITDALRQGFQSFGQKMPGYLTNDAQIIGVESRTSSPVRIPRDKVSLQHPQIANLFPCGEGAGYAGGIVSAAMDGERCAEAAVRSE; translated from the coding sequence ATGAACATCAAAGAATTGGTTCTGACACCGGCGGAAGCTTTTGACGAGGCTTTGTTCATACCGGCTTTGTATAAGAAGCTGGCGATTACCCGCGCCGGCAATCGGGTGGTCGTGCCAGTGAAACGTTCGGTGGATGCGCGCGGCCGTAACATCGTTGTCCGCGTCCAGTATGAAATCGTCGAGCGCGCCAACATACCGCCGCGACGTACCAAAGATTATCCTTCGGTACATAACAAAGAGCCAATCGTCATTATCGGTTCCGGCCCGGCCGGTTTGTTTGCCGCGCTAAGGTTGATTGAATTGGGCTACAAACCGATCGTGCTCGAACGCGGCAAGGACGTGCAAGCGCGCCGCTACGATCTCGCCGCCATCAATAAAGAACAGGTCGTCAATCCCGACTCCAACTATTGCTTCGGCGAAGGCGGCGCGGGCACTTACTCCGACGGTAAATTATACACACGCTCTAAGAAACGCGGCGACGTTCAGCGCATCATGGAAATATTGGTCGCCCACGGCGCCAAGGAAGACATTCTTTTCGACGCTCATCCGCACATCGGCACGAATAAATTACCCAAACTCGTCGCCGAACTGCGCGAGAGTATCAAACAGGCGGGCGGAGAAGTCCATTTCGAAACCCGCGTGACAGACTTCGTGCTCGACGGCAACAAAATCAAAGGCGTGCGCACCCAGCATGGCGATGTCATCGAAGGGCGGGCAACGATTTTAGCCACCGGCCACTCCGCTCGCGATATATTTCGCTTACTGAACGATAAAAAGATTCTTATCGAAGCGAAGCCATTTGCCTTAGGTGCGCGCGTGGAGCATCGGCAAAGCCTGATCGACAGCATTCAATACCACTGCCAGGACGAACGCGGCGCGTATTTACCCGCCGCGGCCTACGCGCTGGTGCATCAGGCGAAGATCGATGGCAAAGCCAAAGGCGTCTTCTCGTTTTGCATGTGCCCCGGCGGCTTCATCGTGCCGGCGGCGACTGCGCCGGGCGAGTTGGTCGTCAACGGCATGAGCCCGTCGCAAAGAAATGCCCGCTTCGCCAACTCCGGCATCGTCGTCGCCGTCGATGAGAACGATTACCAGCATCTCCAGCGCTTCGGCGCTCTCGCCGCCATGGAGTTTCAGGCGGAAGTCGAACGAAATGCTTGGGACGTCGCCGGCAAGTCGCAAGTCGCGCCGGCGCAGCGCTTGGTCGATTTCGTTAACGACAAAAAATCCTCCACGTCGCTCGACACCTCATACCATCCCGGACTAATTGCCGCGGACATGCGCGCATTCCTGCCGCCATTTATCACCGATGCGCTGCGTCAGGGATTTCAAAGCTTCGGACAAAAAATGCCAGGCTACCTAACCAACGACGCGCAGATCATCGGCGTCGAAAGCCGCACCTCTTCGCCAGTGCGCATCCCCCGCGACAAAGTGAGTTTACAGCATCCACAGATTGCGAATTTATTTCCCTGCGGCGAAGGCGCGGGTTATGCTGGCGGCATCGTCTCAGCGGCCATGGATGGCGAGCGCTGTGCCGAGGCTGCGGTGAGATCGGAATAA
- a CDS encoding MOSC domain-containing protein, which translates to MNTGSQVVSLHIAPIAAAPMQAVDAVNAVAGRGLEGDRYFNNCGTYSDHPGDGRHVTLIEVEAIAALEREYQIEIAPGLARRNVVTRGVALNHLIGRDFNVGAAILRGTRLCEPCLHLDNLSRKGAMRGLIHRGGLRAEIISGGVIRVGEPILAAQD; encoded by the coding sequence ATGAACACTGGATCTCAGGTCGTGTCGCTGCACATCGCACCGATCGCGGCCGCGCCGATGCAAGCGGTTGACGCCGTCAATGCCGTCGCCGGCCGCGGTCTCGAAGGCGACCGCTACTTCAACAATTGTGGAACCTATTCGGATCATCCGGGTGACGGGCGGCATGTGACGTTGATCGAGGTTGAAGCCATCGCCGCGCTTGAGCGTGAATATCAGATCGAAATCGCTCCCGGCTTGGCACGGCGCAACGTTGTCACCCGCGGCGTGGCGCTCAATCATTTGATTGGTCGCGATTTCAACGTTGGCGCAGCGATCCTGCGCGGCACGCGGCTGTGCGAACCCTGCCTGCATTTAGATAATCTCAGTCGCAAAGGCGCCATGCGCGGTTTGATCCATCGCGGCGGATTGCGCGCGGAGATTATTTCCGGCGGCGTCATTCGTGTTGGCGAGCCGATTCTCGCGGCGCAAGATTAG
- a CDS encoding isocitrate lyase/phosphoenolpyruvate mutase family protein, which yields MEPIANNILQDANAKSRRLRELVRAPEILVMPGAYDVLSALLFQQLGFQAIQCTSGGIAAALGYPDGEAMSRDLFIQLTASFAAAVSVPVNADGEKGYGDEEGVKETVRSLVAAGVAGMNLEDSIAKGGSGLVELSQQLRKIKSVMDAKRELGSEFFLNARVDSFHVFTNDPKKALDEALRRGNAYAEAGGDCIFYLGLHSADTIRTVAREVKAPISILAGPQSPSVSELQDLGVARVSYGSGFMKAAITGTKKLAQEILEKGTCSLLKDGVQTPEINALVAKKK from the coding sequence ATGGAACCGATTGCAAACAATATTCTTCAAGATGCCAACGCCAAAAGCCGACGGCTCAGAGAATTGGTCCGCGCGCCGGAGATTCTCGTCATGCCCGGCGCCTACGATGTGCTGAGCGCGCTGCTGTTTCAGCAGTTGGGCTTTCAAGCGATTCAATGCACCAGCGGCGGCATCGCCGCGGCGCTGGGTTATCCCGACGGCGAGGCGATGAGCCGGGACTTGTTCATTCAATTGACTGCGAGCTTCGCCGCCGCCGTGTCGGTGCCGGTCAATGCCGACGGCGAAAAGGGTTACGGCGATGAAGAAGGCGTGAAGGAAACCGTCCGATCGCTGGTCGCCGCCGGTGTGGCTGGAATGAATTTGGAAGACAGCATCGCCAAAGGCGGCAGCGGACTGGTCGAGCTTTCGCAGCAACTGCGCAAGATTAAATCCGTCATGGATGCCAAGCGCGAGCTCGGCAGCGAGTTTTTTCTCAACGCGCGGGTCGATTCGTTTCACGTTTTTACGAACGATCCTAAGAAAGCGCTCGATGAAGCGCTTCGCCGCGGCAACGCTTACGCTGAGGCGGGCGGCGACTGCATTTTTTATTTAGGTCTTCATTCCGCAGATACCATCCGGACAGTCGCTAGAGAAGTGAAGGCGCCGATCAGTATTCTCGCCGGGCCGCAGTCGCCGAGCGTGAGCGAGTTGCAAGACTTGGGCGTGGCGCGGGTGAGCTACGGTTCAGGCTTCATGAAGGCGGCGATCACCGGGACTAAGAAATTGGCCCAAGAGATTTTGGAAAAGGGTACATGCAGTCTGTTGAAAGACGGCGTGCAGACGCCGGAGATCAATGCGCTGGTGGCGAAAAAGAAATAA
- a CDS encoding ABC transporter substrate-binding protein yields MFNHRRAQLVAGLFATLIICAAHSHAAQLESVTVGYSSFSGDYVPLWIGVEDRIGKKYGIDLKAVYAGRARPQQLLIGNEALIVIASGTGALTSHILGVKDQVIILTFSSKVPGVLFTKPEIKSAEDLKGKTIGSGRPGALGDIMARYVLRAKLNLVPDRDVKILPVGEPALALQALERGIVDGASFSGPQVALARKLGFRELVNYETVGIVYPYNTVTTLRQTINKNPDLLDKVLKIILEGRALFRSNKEKSLAVWKKYLRGTSDDVLDEAYQTTMNTMDASPQPSLAVIKSGLDILSLQYPQAKQTDPNLIFDASIVKRIEQSGFVDALNKK; encoded by the coding sequence ATGTTTAACCATCGGCGCGCGCAACTTGTCGCTGGGTTATTCGCCACGCTGATAATTTGCGCCGCGCACAGCCACGCCGCGCAACTTGAAAGCGTCACCGTCGGCTACTCGTCTTTTTCCGGCGACTACGTGCCGCTGTGGATCGGCGTCGAAGATCGTATCGGCAAGAAATATGGCATCGATTTGAAAGCGGTCTATGCCGGGCGCGCCCGACCGCAGCAATTATTGATCGGCAACGAAGCGCTGATCGTCATCGCCAGCGGCACCGGCGCGCTCACGTCGCATATCCTCGGCGTCAAAGACCAGGTGATTATTCTGACCTTCAGCAGCAAAGTTCCCGGAGTTTTGTTCACGAAACCAGAGATCAAAAGCGCCGAGGACTTGAAGGGAAAAACCATCGGCTCGGGCCGGCCCGGCGCCCTGGGCGACATCATGGCGCGCTACGTGTTACGCGCCAAGTTAAACCTCGTACCCGATCGCGACGTGAAAATTTTACCTGTGGGCGAGCCCGCCCTGGCGCTGCAAGCTTTAGAGCGCGGCATCGTCGACGGCGCGTCATTTTCTGGTCCGCAGGTGGCGCTGGCGCGCAAGCTGGGCTTTCGCGAACTGGTCAATTACGAAACCGTCGGCATCGTTTATCCCTACAACACGGTCACGACCTTGCGCCAAACCATCAACAAGAATCCCGATCTGCTCGATAAGGTTTTGAAAATCATCCTCGAAGGCCGCGCGCTGTTCCGCTCGAATAAAGAAAAGAGCCTAGCGGTTTGGAAAAAATACTTGCGCGGAACGAGTGATGACGTGCTCGACGAAGCCTATCAGACGACGATGAATACCATGGATGCGTCACCGCAGCCGTCGCTAGCAGTGATCAAGAGCGGTTTGGATATTTTGTCGTTGCAATATCCCCAAGCCAAGCAAACCGACCCGAACTTGATCTTCGACGCTTCTATCGTCAAACGCATCGAGCAGAGCGGCTTTGTCGATGCGCTTAACAAAAAATAA
- a CDS encoding glyoxalase, with product MPTIKGLSHIVLYVNDLDKMVNFYTEVLGLVKYRVNAGRMVFLTSDPSKEDHELALTTGREGQAKLIAHIAWKVDKPSEVKEFYDKFKAQGVPIDHCVSHAYTEFGNTVSCYFLDPEGNRIEVYALVAERDDARINRKLDLDQSVDAIVAQASGLGVH from the coding sequence ATGCCAACCATCAAAGGACTGAGTCACATCGTATTGTACGTCAACGATCTCGACAAAATGGTCAATTTCTACACCGAGGTGCTGGGACTGGTGAAGTATCGTGTAAACGCTGGACGCATGGTGTTTCTCACCTCCGACCCAAGCAAGGAAGATCACGAACTCGCCCTCACCACTGGACGCGAGGGACAAGCCAAGCTGATCGCTCATATCGCCTGGAAAGTCGACAAGCCGTCCGAAGTCAAAGAATTCTACGACAAGTTCAAAGCCCAGGGCGTGCCCATCGACCACTGCGTCAGCCACGCCTACACCGAGTTTGGCAACACCGTCTCATGCTATTTTCTCGATCCCGAAGGCAACCGCATCGAAGTTTACGCCCTGGTGGCCGAGCGCGACGACGCGCGCATCAACCGCAAGCTCGATTTGGATCAGAGCGTCGACGCCATTGTCGCCCAAGCCAGCGGCCTGGGCGTGCACTAA
- a CDS encoding YdiU family protein produces the protein MMYIPNNTAAARFTFDNTYARELEGFYMPWKAAQVAQPTLVKLNYALAEELALDAAALDSDEGARIFSGNETPAGALPLAQAYAGHQFGGFSPQLGDGRALLLGEVIDRNGRRRDIQLKGSGPTPFSRNGDGRAALGPVLREYLIGEAMHALGIPTTRALAAVTTGEQIFRETALPGAVLTRVAASHIRVGTFQLFAARGEQDKVKRLADYVIGRHYPEVKNHASPYLALLACVCDRQAALVANWMHVGFIHGVMNTDNMTISGETIDYGPCAFMNRYDPATVFSSIDSRGRYAFGNQPSIAQWNLARLAETLLALIDADSNRAIAQASEVINAFPQQYERQWLQGMRAKLGLVTEDEADLNLATGFVTAMGNQEVDYTLAFRNLAEAVSGDEEKIRALFANASAYDIWSEHWHARLAREEITPAQRAQMMRRVSPAFIPRNHRVEEALSAAVERGDYAPFETLLKILSRPFDEQPEFTAFREPAPDGQEGYRTFCGT, from the coding sequence ATGATGTATATTCCAAACAACACCGCTGCCGCGCGATTCACTTTCGACAATACTTACGCCCGCGAACTCGAAGGTTTCTACATGCCGTGGAAAGCTGCGCAGGTGGCGCAGCCGACGTTAGTGAAGCTCAACTACGCGTTGGCCGAAGAGTTGGCGCTCGATGCCGCTGCTCTCGATTCCGACGAAGGCGCGCGAATTTTTTCCGGCAATGAAACTCCCGCAGGTGCGCTGCCGCTGGCCCAAGCCTACGCTGGCCATCAGTTCGGCGGCTTCTCGCCGCAGCTCGGCGACGGCCGCGCGCTGCTCTTAGGCGAAGTTATCGACCGCAACGGCCGGCGCCGCGATATTCAGCTCAAAGGTTCCGGTCCCACTCCCTTCTCGCGCAATGGCGACGGCCGCGCCGCGCTCGGACCGGTACTGCGTGAATATCTAATCGGCGAAGCGATGCACGCGCTCGGCATCCCGACTACGCGCGCGCTCGCCGCGGTGACCACGGGCGAACAAATCTTTCGCGAGACCGCGCTGCCGGGCGCGGTTTTGACGCGCGTCGCGGCGAGCCACATCCGCGTCGGCACTTTCCAGTTATTCGCCGCCCGTGGTGAGCAGGACAAGGTGAAACGCTTGGCCGATTATGTGATCGGACGCCATTATCCCGAAGTGAAAAACCACGCGAGTCCTTACCTCGCCTTACTCGCCTGCGTATGCGACAGACAAGCCGCTCTCGTCGCCAACTGGATGCATGTCGGCTTCATCCATGGCGTGATGAACACCGACAACATGACGATCTCCGGCGAGACCATCGACTACGGCCCATGCGCCTTCATGAATCGTTACGATCCGGCGACGGTCTTTAGCTCCATCGACAGCCGCGGCCGCTACGCCTTCGGCAATCAGCCGAGCATCGCGCAATGGAACCTCGCGCGCTTGGCCGAGACGCTGTTGGCGTTGATCGACGCCGACAGTAACCGCGCCATTGCGCAGGCTAGCGAGGTGATCAACGCCTTTCCCCAACAATACGAACGCCAGTGGCTGCAAGGCATGCGCGCGAAACTCGGACTAGTGACTGAAGACGAAGCCGATCTCAACCTGGCCACCGGATTTGTCACTGCGATGGGGAACCAGGAAGTTGATTACACACTGGCGTTCCGTAACCTCGCCGAAGCGGTCTCAGGCGACGAAGAAAAAATTCGCGCACTGTTCGCCAATGCGTCCGCCTACGATATCTGGAGTGAACACTGGCACGCGCGGCTGGCGCGTGAAGAAATAACACCCGCGCAGCGCGCGCAGATGATGCGGCGCGTCAGTCCCGCATTCATTCCACGCAATCACCGTGTCGAAGAAGCCTTGAGCGCCGCCGTGGAGCGCGGCGATTACGCCCCCTTCGAAACGCTGCTAAAAATTTTATCGCGACCGTTTGACGAACAACCGGAGTTTACTGCGTTCAGGGAACCGGCGCCGGATGGACAGGAAGGCTACAGGACTTTTTGCGGTACCTGA
- a CDS encoding ABC transporter substrate-binding protein, translated as METSSAAALIIRNICRRRYKRVYLFAILGALAAFVPLRLEAQERLKVIYSQFTMTNSATWFAREAGLFERHGLNAELIYVDSTPAVQALTAGAAPMATMSGGLAVGPYLNGLDLVMLAGWCNLNSYQLIARPEIRRPEDLRGKVIAISRFGAAADWALRLILRKLNINENKDVQIIQAGGGGPSTRLAAMEAKKVDATVLDSPQTVQARRMGFRVLADGVELGIPFLQGGLVTRRAYVKANEDTVRRMIRVIVEAIHYAKTNREAALKIMQKYLRVQDREALEDAYESFVVKQFPRVPYATPAAVQIIFDLAAARDPRAKSADPQGFIDARFVRELEQSGAIDQLYGQTR; from the coding sequence GTGGAAACTAGTTCCGCTGCCGCGCTGATCATACGAAACATATGCCGTCGTCGGTATAAGCGAGTTTACCTGTTCGCAATTCTTGGCGCGCTCGCCGCTTTCGTTCCGCTGCGCCTTGAGGCTCAAGAGCGGCTTAAAGTCATCTATAGCCAATTCACGATGACCAACTCGGCCACTTGGTTCGCCCGCGAAGCCGGACTCTTCGAGCGCCATGGTTTGAATGCCGAATTGATCTATGTCGACTCCACCCCGGCGGTGCAAGCGCTCACCGCCGGAGCGGCGCCCATGGCGACCATGTCCGGCGGCTTGGCCGTCGGACCTTATCTCAACGGCCTGGATTTAGTCATGCTCGCCGGCTGGTGCAATCTGAATTCGTATCAGCTGATCGCCCGCCCGGAAATTCGCCGCCCCGAGGATCTGCGCGGCAAAGTGATCGCCATCAGCAGATTCGGCGCCGCCGCCGACTGGGCACTACGATTAATTTTGCGTAAGCTCAACATCAACGAGAATAAAGACGTGCAGATCATCCAGGCCGGCGGCGGCGGTCCGTCCACTCGCCTGGCGGCCATGGAAGCGAAAAAAGTCGACGCCACGGTGCTCGACTCGCCGCAGACCGTGCAAGCCCGGCGCATGGGATTTCGCGTCTTGGCCGACGGTGTGGAACTTGGTATTCCATTTTTACAAGGCGGCCTGGTGACCCGGCGCGCCTACGTCAAAGCGAACGAGGACACCGTCCGGCGCATGATCCGCGTCATCGTCGAAGCGATCCACTACGCCAAGACCAACCGCGAAGCGGCGTTGAAGATCATGCAGAAATATCTCCGCGTCCAAGATCGCGAAGCGTTGGAAGACGCCTACGAATCTTTCGTCGTCAAACAGTTTCCCAGGGTTCCCTACGCGACACCCGCCGCCGTGCAGATCATCTTCGACCTCGCCGCGGCGCGCGACCCGCGCGCCAAGAGCGCCGACCCGCAGGGATTCATCGACGCCCGCTTCGTCCGCGAGCTCGAACAGAGTGGCGCCATCGATCAACTGTACGGCCAGACTCGCTGA
- a CDS encoding (2Fe-2S) ferredoxin domain-containing protein gives MKQNCFVCQNIDCQQRGSEELMKELTAQVAAKSIDAEVKPYICFGGCDFGPNIVVHPQKNWYAGVKKEDLPEILNSLAGGPAVTRLDTIDGSLKDIVYQLLDAGVF, from the coding sequence ATGAAACAAAATTGCTTTGTCTGCCAAAACATCGACTGCCAACAACGGGGCTCCGAAGAGCTCATGAAAGAACTCACCGCCCAAGTCGCGGCGAAATCGATAGACGCGGAAGTGAAACCGTACATCTGCTTTGGCGGCTGCGACTTCGGCCCCAACATCGTCGTCCACCCGCAAAAAAACTGGTACGCCGGCGTCAAAAAAGAAGACCTGCCAGAGATTTTGAACTCTCTCGCCGGCGGCCCCGCCGTCACTCGCCTCGACACCATCGACGGATCGTTGAAAGATATCGTCTACCAGTTGCTCGATGCCGGCGTGTTTTGA
- a CDS encoding ABC transporter substrate-binding protein, translating into MRLSRLRVSLSIIASLLVLSSFPCRSQEKVKFPIAASSKTLGYGPLWVAWKHGFFDQQGLDAQVILLRGTPPSVQALVAGSVYVGGATPDAVMDVSERGIDLVMVVGLINGLSHAIMGGKNYKRYEDLRGATIGGQSLTSGITFPLKQVLKSKGLEYPRDYKLVNVGGTADLFAALSSGQIAAAPLAIPLNFAAEEAGFNVIGWYRDVLPNYQLTAMTVRRSWAEANRPLLIRFVKGMVMAMRWVFENKEPAIDFLTKEMKLKPAHARKGWEYYTANRIWYPDSDINTEGVKTLIQIYGEQGQLKGPLPSPARYVDQSYLKDALKELGNR; encoded by the coding sequence ATGAGATTATCCCGGCTTAGGGTTAGCTTGAGCATTATAGCCTCGCTCTTAGTGCTCTCGTCTTTCCCCTGTCGATCCCAGGAAAAAGTGAAATTTCCGATTGCTGCGTCCAGTAAGACCCTGGGGTATGGGCCTCTTTGGGTCGCCTGGAAACACGGCTTCTTCGACCAGCAGGGTCTGGATGCTCAGGTGATTCTCCTGCGTGGTACGCCTCCGTCGGTTCAAGCGCTTGTCGCCGGCTCCGTTTACGTTGGCGGCGCTACTCCGGATGCGGTGATGGACGTAAGCGAGCGCGGAATCGATCTGGTGATGGTGGTGGGTTTAATCAACGGTCTCTCTCACGCGATCATGGGTGGGAAAAATTATAAACGCTATGAAGATTTACGCGGCGCGACGATCGGCGGTCAGAGCCTGACCTCAGGCATCACGTTCCCCTTGAAACAGGTGTTAAAATCAAAGGGACTGGAATATCCGCGCGATTACAAGCTGGTCAACGTCGGTGGAACCGCCGATCTTTTCGCGGCGCTATCGAGCGGCCAGATCGCGGCGGCACCGCTCGCGATACCGCTTAATTTTGCCGCTGAAGAAGCGGGATTCAATGTGATCGGCTGGTATCGAGACGTATTGCCGAACTATCAGCTCACCGCGATGACGGTGCGGCGCTCCTGGGCGGAAGCCAACCGGCCTCTGTTAATCCGTTTCGTCAAGGGCATGGTTATGGCGATGCGTTGGGTGTTTGAAAACAAGGAGCCGGCGATTGATTTTCTAACCAAGGAAATGAAGCTTAAACCGGCGCACGCCCGTAAGGGATGGGAATACTATACAGCGAATCGAATTTGGTACCCGGACTCGGATATCAATACCGAGGGCGTTAAGACCCTGATACAAATCTACGGCGAGCAGGGTCAACTCAAGGGACCGCTGCCAAGTCCGGCAAGATACGTGGATCAGAGTTATTTGAAGGATGCATTAAAAGAGCTGGGCAACAGATGA